A DNA window from Fusarium fujikuroi IMI 58289 draft genome, chromosome FFUJ_chr11 contains the following coding sequences:
- a CDS encoding related to cytochrome P450 monooxygenase (lovA) encodes MDVSKHITSLLAGQSPVVGAVLVAVVALALLMLIVPKDNIPVINKYPNDWFLSKAHMAFITNADGLIKQGFAKFNKPFRMITLLGDRIVLPADHFEWMRRHGPHLDHQPLVSKDFFAGYPGFDGTAAISDPSKLLANVIKKKLVQNPHVSKLHNMVRKDIVAAWPGQSDAWKAVDWAKDGVSFISRMSASVFVGEELSRDETWQQVSTNYGMTVFLAARALRAWPRFLRPIVQWFLPACKSCRAEVQRAREVLQKNLAKRAAEDKEHDDSITWFGEIAGGKSYDPVAAQLGMSMAAVVTTSELLKQTIIEICAHDLATPLREEIEAVVAEHGWTPAALTNMRLLDSVIKETQRLNSAVIVNLDRQVLSPVTLPNGQYLPKGTAISIYMSQLRNPEVYDNPDTFDAYRYVKLRAQGGKWIYASSATSTSEDHFVFGIGKPICPGRFFAIAEIKTAIATILLDYDLRLAEGYTPKLMPFGFELFADPGVQLEVKRRS; translated from the exons ATGGATGTCAGCAAACACATCACCTCGCTACTTGCGGGACAGTCTCCTGTAGTAGGGGCCGTGCTTGTCGCTGTCGTCGCATTGGCGCTTCTGATGTTGATCGTGCCGAAAGACAATATCCCTGTTATCAACAAATATCCCAACGACTGGTTCTTGAGCAAGGCTCATATGGCCTTCATCACTAATGCGGATGGCCTCATCAAACAGGGGTTTGCCAAG TTTAATAAGCCTTTCCGCATGATCACACTTTTGGGAGATAGGATTGTCCTCCCTGCCGACCATTTCGAATGGATGAGACGTCATGGTCCTCACCTCGATCACCAACCGCTGGTGTCCAAG GACTTTTTCGCAGGATACCCTGGCTTTGATGGCACGGCAGCCATATCGGACCCATCTAAACTTTTGGCCAAtgttatcaagaagaagcttgttcAAAACCCCC ATGTTAGCAAGCTTCACAACATGGTGCGAAAAGACATAGTGGCAGCTTGGCCGGGACAGAGTGATG CATGGAAGGCAGTCGACTGGGCCAAGGATGGTGTCAGCTTTATCAGCCGAATGTCCGCGTCCGTCTTTGTTGGCGAGGAGCTGTCGCGCGACGAGACATGGCAGCAGGTCAGCACTAACTACGGCATGACTGTGTTCCTTGCAGCTCGCGCGTTGCGAGCCTGGCCGCGATTTTTGAGACCTATTGTACAATGGTTCCTCCCCGCTTGCAAGAGCTGTAGAGCAGAAGTTCAACGTGCTCGCGAAGTCTTGCAGAAGAACCTTGCTAAAAGAGCGGCCGAGGACAAAGAGCACGACGATTCTATTACCTGGTTCGGTGAGATCGCGGGCGGTAAGAGCTATGATCCTGTCGCCGCCCAGCTTGGAATGTCTATGGCTGCTGTTGTGACTACATCGGAGCTACTGAAGCAGACTATCATTGAGATTTGCGCTCACGACCTGGCGACTCCCCTCCGAGAGGAGATAGAAGCCGTGGTTGCCGAGCATGGATGGACTCCTGCTGCTCTGACCAACATGCGCCTGCTCGACAGTGTCATCAAGGAGACACAGAGGTTAAACTCTGCAGTTATAG TCAATCTCGACCGTCAGGTCCTGTCGCCGGTCACCCTGCCTAACGGCCAGTACCTACCCAAAGGCACTGCCATCTCAATCTATATGTCGCAGCTCCGCAACCCCGAGGTATATGACAACCCAGATACTTTTGATGCATACCGTTATGTGAAGCTTCGTGCGCAGGGCGGGAAGTGGATCTACGCCAGTTCGGCTACCTCCACGAGTGAGGATCATTTTGTGTTTGGTATTGGTAAACCTATTTGCCCAGGACGATTCTTTGCTATCGCCGAGATAAAGACAGCTATTGCTACCATCCTGCTAGACTATGATCTGCGTCTAGCTGAGGGATATACACCCAAGCTGATGCCGTTTGGCTTTGAGTTGTTTGCGGATCCAGGTGTCCAATTGGAGGTCAAGCGGAGATCATAG